The Populus nigra chromosome 19, ddPopNigr1.1, whole genome shotgun sequence genome includes a window with the following:
- the LOC133679760 gene encoding mitogen-activated protein kinase kinase kinase 18-like produces MVSWVRGKCVGKGSFGSVNLAFNKQTGAVFAVKTASEANQVQALDNEIKILSSLSSPFIVKFLGDDVSFENSRACRNLHMEYLPGGTVADLASSTQHFADVNEETVRSFTYCIVSALKYIHSRGIVHCDVKGRNILLGHSFDSVKLADFGSAIDATSGEPLLPRGSPLWMAPEVIKREYQGPESDVWSLGCTIIEMVTGKPAWEDHGVDSLSRIGFSNEVPELPSQLSVLGQDFLKKCLEREPSKRWSCDQLLAHPFLASVSPNLLGNELSPRCVLDWFNSDFEEDIDVKERGMSSSFENIEFAARNRIGKLVASGGVNWETKDGWVEVRSCCGHRGRGEEEELGTSSVYSSDSAWISEEGCIKWEVCNSIGGELHVDGSNRSISCGICWCGAVCSGRKGGGGLCCHYGSQKVELSVEGCELLVLAGIHRILLCKLLLYLLQFMRTIRHNFILYSKLLLLGLVHACECVYIQLCFQSSYGVVLLFTGCRTTILTYS; encoded by the coding sequence ATGGTTTCTTGGGTTAGAGGAAAGTGCGTCGGCAAAGGCTCGTTTGGCTCCGTCAACTTGGCTTTCAACAAACAAACTGGTGCCGTTTTCGCCGTGAAGACTGCCAGTGAAGCAAATCAAGTTCAAGCGTTAGACAACGAAATCAAGATTCTAAGCTCGCTATCTTCTCCTTTTATAGTTAAATTCCTCGGCGACGACGTCTCGTTTGAGAACTCGAGAGCTTGTCGGAATCTTCACATGGAGTACTTGCCCGGCGGCACCGTTGCTGACCTGGCTTCATCAACTCAACATTTCGCTGATGTGAACGAGGAGACTGTTCGGTCATTTACTTACTGTATAGTCTCTGCTTTGAAGTACATACACTCAAGAGGTATTGTTCACTGTGATGTTAAAGGACGGAATATTCTATTGGGTCACAGTTTCGATTCCGTTAAACTAGCAGATTTCGGGTCCGCGATTGACGCCACAAGCGGCGAGCCTCTCTTGCCCCGTGGAAGTCCGTTGTGGATGGCTCCGGAGGTGATTAAACGAGAATACCAGGGACCGGAAAGTGACGTTTGGTCTTTGGGCTGCACAATTATCGAGATGGTCACTGGAAAACCGGCCTGGGAGGATCACGGGGTTGACTCACTAAGTCGAATCGGGTTTTCAAACGAGGTGCCCGAGTTGCCGAGTCAGTTGTCTGTACTCGGTCAGGATTTTTTGAAGAAGTGTTTGGAGAGGGAACCAAGTAAGCGGTGGAGCTGTGATCAGCTACTGGCGCATCCATTCTTAGCTTCCGTGAGTCCTAATTTGTTGGGCAACGAATTGTCTCCACGTTGCGTACTTGATTGGTTTAATTCAGATTTCGAGGAAGATATTGACGTAAAGGAACGTGGGATGAGTTCGAGTTTTGAGAATATTGAGTTTGCGGCTAGAAATAGGATTGGTAAATTGGTGGCAAGTGGGGGGGTAAATTGGGAAACAAAAGATGGCTGGGTGGAGGTGAGGAGCTGTTGCGGGCATCGTGGAAGAGGAGAGGAGGAAGAATTGGGGACAAGTTCGGTATATTCTTCTGATTCGGCGTGGATAAGTGAGGAAGGGTGTATAAAATGGGAAGTTTGTAATTCCATTGGCGGTGAATTACACGTTGACGGGTCTAACAGGTCGATCTCTTGTGGAATTTGCTGGTGTGGTGCGGTGTGCTCGGGCAGGAAAGGGGGTGGTGGTTTATGTTGTCATTATGGGTCACAAAAGGTGGAGCTATCGGTGGAGGGGTGTGAGTTGCTGGTGTTGGCAGGGATTCACCGCATATTGTTGTGTAAATTGTTATTGTATTTACTGCAATTTATGAGAACAATAAGacataattttatcctttattctAAACTTTTATTACTGGGTTTAGTTCATGCATGTGAATGTGTGTATATCCAGCTGTGTTTTCAGTCCAGTTATGGAGTTGTTCTGCTCTTTACAGGGTGTAGAACTACTATTCTGACATATAGTTAG